One Ricinus communis isolate WT05 ecotype wild-type chromosome 1, ASM1957865v1, whole genome shotgun sequence DNA window includes the following coding sequences:
- the LOC8287963 gene encoding protein PALE CRESS, chloroplastic isoform X1, translated as MEAKVFPLTCAPPLISPSLHVRVGTFHFFSKRPVGAVLRRSISKEEPLLEGMPKEYYDDEWQAQQREKSKELERLRQLEDEEEERKIEEYREIGLRLKGYPEEDVRKARKLVSSFIRAEEEVEEKIEEAAEKGELDELVLMVIRNRLDLARRDDEKDAVRSLDLLYRRVEMEILKQEATPSMRLLNDLLNMHDGFDDEDWLKECKKRMIDTFPREDPFSILVPAGFDIDKHQGPLRPPLEADDVLLRVDFVREVDALLQEVRDEQNEAHNVEVFDPESVASKLKQQEKQRTIRKVEDLLELAINLKW; from the exons ATGGAGGCTAAGGTTTTCCCGCTAACATGCGCACCTCCTCTAATATCGCCTTCCTTGCATGTTCGTGTCGGTACCTTTCACTTTTTCTCCAAAAGGCCAGTTGGTGCAG TTTTGAGAAGAAGTATAAGCAAAGAAGAGCCACTTCTTGAAGGAATGCCTAAGGAGTATTATGATGAt GAATGGCAAGCCCAGCAGCGGGAAAAGTCTAAGGAGTTGGAGCGGCTACGTCAActggaagatgaagaagaagaaagaaagattgaaGAGTATCGGGAAATTGGCTTGCGTTTGAAGGGATATCCAGAAGAAGATGTtagaaaagcaagaaaattgGTTTCGAGCTTCATCAGAGCTGAAGAAGAAGTGGAAGAG AAAATTGAGGAAGCTGCTGAGAAAGGAGAACTGGACGAACTTGTTTTAATGGTCATAAGGAATCGCCTTGATCTTGCTCGACGTGAT GATGAAAAGGATGCTGTTAGAAGCCTTGATCTTTTATACAGAAGAGTTGAG ATGGAGATATTAAAACAAGAGGCTACTCCTTCTATGAGACTGCTGAATGATCTTTTGAATATGCATGATGGCTTTGATGATGAAGATTGGCTGAAGGAATGCAAAAAACGCATGATTGATACATTTCCACGGGAGGATCCATTTAGTATTCTTGTTCCAGCAGGGTTTGATATCGATAAG CATCAAGGACCACTACGACCACCACTAGAAGCAGATGATGTTCTTTTGAGGGTAGATTTTGTCAGAGAGGTAGATGCTTTGCTCCAGGAAGTTCGGGATGAGCAAAATGAAGCACATAATGTTGAAGTGTTCGATCCTGAATCTGTTGCAAGCAAACTGAAGCAACAAGAGAAGCAGAGAACAATAAGAAAAGTAGAGGATCTGCTGGAACTggcaattaatttaaaatggtAG
- the LOC8287963 gene encoding protein PALE CRESS, chloroplastic isoform X2: protein MFVSVPFTFSPKGQLVQEWQAQQREKSKELERLRQLEDEEEERKIEEYREIGLRLKGYPEEDVRKARKLVSSFIRAEEEVEEKIEEAAEKGELDELVLMVIRNRLDLARRDDEKDAVRSLDLLYRRVEMEILKQEATPSMRLLNDLLNMHDGFDDEDWLKECKKRMIDTFPREDPFSILVPAGFDIDKHQGPLRPPLEADDVLLRVDFVREVDALLQEVRDEQNEAHNVEVFDPESVASKLKQQEKQRTIRKVEDLLELAINLKW, encoded by the exons ATGTTCGTGTCGGTACCTTTCACTTTTTCTCCAAAAGGCCAGTTGGTGCAG GAATGGCAAGCCCAGCAGCGGGAAAAGTCTAAGGAGTTGGAGCGGCTACGTCAActggaagatgaagaagaagaaagaaagattgaaGAGTATCGGGAAATTGGCTTGCGTTTGAAGGGATATCCAGAAGAAGATGTtagaaaagcaagaaaattgGTTTCGAGCTTCATCAGAGCTGAAGAAGAAGTGGAAGAG AAAATTGAGGAAGCTGCTGAGAAAGGAGAACTGGACGAACTTGTTTTAATGGTCATAAGGAATCGCCTTGATCTTGCTCGACGTGAT GATGAAAAGGATGCTGTTAGAAGCCTTGATCTTTTATACAGAAGAGTTGAG ATGGAGATATTAAAACAAGAGGCTACTCCTTCTATGAGACTGCTGAATGATCTTTTGAATATGCATGATGGCTTTGATGATGAAGATTGGCTGAAGGAATGCAAAAAACGCATGATTGATACATTTCCACGGGAGGATCCATTTAGTATTCTTGTTCCAGCAGGGTTTGATATCGATAAG CATCAAGGACCACTACGACCACCACTAGAAGCAGATGATGTTCTTTTGAGGGTAGATTTTGTCAGAGAGGTAGATGCTTTGCTCCAGGAAGTTCGGGATGAGCAAAATGAAGCACATAATGTTGAAGTGTTCGATCCTGAATCTGTTGCAAGCAAACTGAAGCAACAAGAGAAGCAGAGAACAATAAGAAAAGTAGAGGATCTGCTGGAACTggcaattaatttaaaatggtAG
- the LOC8266784 gene encoding isoamylase 2, chloroplastic yields the protein MATIIPSFAIRPCYCVCGATESSKLAVTGNKDFGRLVLDQRLFNQRLHFWKQSPHWSLDSRVCSAARVPVQQTELRFSTSAPLDELNKVSTYLFRTQFGGHVKVLVRKKNAKYAVYIEVSSLELGTTDYRLMLIWGIYRSDSSCFMPLDSQNFAPNARKMDTALVQNSFGTFALELEFEPKQTPFYLSFLLKSKLNTDASGLEIKNHKNANFCVPIGFNSGDPSPLGLSFSTDGSMNFAFFSRNVEGLVLCLYDDSTTDKPALELDLDPYVNRTGDVWHASLEGAWTFTSYGYRCKGAILQGNTSKVDMECVLLDPYARVIASSMTDHGSRLSAKYLGRLCEEPAFEWGSDIRPNLAMEKLIVYRLNVKRFTEHKSGKLYSDIAGTFAGLIEKMDHFRNLGVNAVLLEPIFPFDEQKGPYFPYHFFSPSNIYGPSGGSISAITSMKEMVKELHANRIEVLLEVVFTHTAEGGALQGIDDFSYYYTKSSMDSRNALNCNYPIVQRMILDSLQHWVTEFHIDGFCFINASALLTGFHGEHLSRPPLVEAIAFDPILSKTKIIADPWHPEHRIPKETCFPHWKRWAEINPKFCIDVRNFLRGESLLGDLATRLCGSGDIFSNGRGPAFSFNYIARNSGLPLVDLVSFSGGELGSELSWNCGEEGPTNKTAVLERRLKQIRNYLFILYVSLGVPVLNMGDECGQSSRGSISYGDRKPFDWNALSTSFGNQMTQFISFLSSLRMRRSDLLQKRNFLKEENIDWHGNDQSPPRWEDPTCKFLAMTLKIDKAESQLSSEPSNIKGDLFMAFNAAGHAESVILPPVPEGMIWRRLVDTALPFPGFFSEDGEPVVEQIAGLIAYKMNSHSCTLFEAGIMDG from the coding sequence ATGGCAACTATAATTCCGTCGTTTGCGATAAGGCCATGTTATTGTGTCTGTGGAGCCACAGAGTCATCGAAACTGGCAGTTACCGGAAACAAGGACTTTGGGAGATTGGTTTTGGATCAAAGATTGTTCAATCAGAGATTGCACTTCTGGAAACAAAGTCCGCATTGGAGTCTCGATTCAAGAGTATGTTCTGCGGCACGAGTTCCTGTTCAGCAAACGGAACTGAGATTTTCAACAAGCGCCCCACTTGATGAACTGAATAAGGTATCGACTTATTTATTTAGGACACAATTTGGTGGTCATGTGAAAGTTTtagttagaaagaaaaatgctaAGTATGCAGTTTATATCGAGGTTTCATCTCTGGAACTAGGTACTACTGACTACAGACTGATGCTTATTTGGGGTATATATAGATCTGATTCATCATGTTTCATGCCACTGGATTCTCAAAATTTTGCCCCAAATGCTCGGAAAATGGATACTGCTCTTGTACAGAATTCTTTTGGTACATTTGCACTTGAACTAGAGTTTGAGCCAAAACAAACACCCTTTTATCTCTCTTTTTTGCTGAAATCTAAGTTAAATACTGATGCAAGTGGCTTAGAAATCAAGAACCACAAGAATGCAAATTTTTGTGTGCCGATTGGTTTCAATTCAGGTGACCCTAGTCCATTGGGTCTTTCATTTTCGACTGATGGTTCCATgaattttgcatttttttcGAGAAATGTAGAAGGTCTAGTTCTATGCTTGTATGACGACTCTACAACAGATAAACCTGCTTTAGAGCTTGATCTGGATCCATATGTTAATCGAACAGGTGATGTCTGGCATGCCTCGCTGGAAGGTGCCTGGACATTTACAAGCTATGGCTATCGATGCAAGGGAGCTATTCTTCAGGGAAACACTAGTAAGGTTGACATGGAGTGTGTTCTTTTGGATCCATATGCTAGAGTTATTGCTAGTTCCATGACAGATCATGGATCTCGTTTGTCAGCAAAGTATCTTGGACGGTTATGTGAGGAACCTGCTTTTGAGTGGGGCAGTGATATTCGTCCAAACTTGGCCATGGAGAAACTAATTGTCTATCGACTGAATGTGAAGCGTTTTACTGAACACAAGTCTGGTAAGCTATATAGTGATATTGCAGGGACTTTTGCTGGTTTGATCGAGAAGATGGACCATTTCAGAAATCTTGGTGTAAATGCAGTCTTATTAGAGCCAATATTTCCATTTGATGAACAAAAAGGACCATACTTTCCATACCATTTCTTTTCGCCATCAAATATATATGGGCCTTCTGGTGGCTCCATATCTGCTATTACTTCGATGAAGGAGATGGTAAAAGAACTGCATGCCAATAGGATAGAGGTTTTACTGGAAGTTGTTTTCACTCATACTGCTGAAGGTGGAGCACTGCAAGGAATTGACGACTTCTCCTATTATTATACAAAGAGCAGTATGGACTCAAGAAATGCTTTGAACTGTAATTATCCGATCGTCCAAAGGATGATTTTAGATAGTCTTCAGCACTGGGTGACTGAGTTTCACATTGATGGCTTCTGTTTCATAAATGCTTCAGCTCTTCTGACAGGGTTTCATGGCGAACATTTATCTCGCCCTCCCTTGGTTGAAGCAATAGCTTTTGATCCAATACTCTCAAAGACCAAGATCATTGCAGACCCTTGGCACCCTGAGCACAGGATACCAAAGGAAACCTGCTTTCCTCATTGGAAAAGATGGGCGGAGATTAATCCAAAATTTTGTATTGATGTAAGGAATTTTTTGAGAGGTGAAAGTCTACTCGGTGACCTTGCAACAAGGCTCTGTGGGAGTGGGGACATTTTTTCAAATGGACGTGGCCCGgctttctcttttaattatattgccAGAAATTCTGGACTTCCTCTAGTGGACCTTGTCAGCTTCAGCGGTGGTGAACTGGGCTCTGAATTAAGCTGGAATTGTGGGGAAGAAGGACCAACAAACAAAACCGCTGTCCTTGAAAGACGGCTTAAACAAATCCGTAATTATCTCTTCATTCTATATGTTTCATTGGGTGTCCCTGTTCTGAACATGGGAGATGAGTGTGGGCAGTCCTCTAGGGGTTCAATTTCATATGGTGACAGAAAGCCTTTTGATTGGAATGCATTATCAACTAGTTTTGGTAATCAAATGACACAGTTCATCTCATTTTTGAGCTCATTGAGAATGAGGCGAAGTGACCTCCTTCAAAAGAGGAACTTCTTGAAGGAAGAAAATATTGACTGGCATGGAAATGACCAGTCTCCACCAAGATGGGAAGATCCGACCTGCAAGTTTCTGGCCATGACATTGAAGATCGATAAGGCAGAGAGCCAGTTAAGCTCTGAACCTTCCAACATAAAGGGTGACCTGTTCATGGCATTCAATGCAGCTGGCCATGCAGAGAGTGTTATTCTGCCCCCGGTTCCCGAAGGAATGATATGGAGACGTTTGGTTGATACTGCACTTCCATTCCCAGGCTTTTTCTCGGAAGATGGTGAGCCAGTAGTTGAGCAGATAGCAGGGTTAATTGCTTACAAAATGAATTCTCACAGCTGCACTCTATTTGAAGCAGGCATCATGGATGGTTGA
- the LOC8266782 gene encoding CSC1-like protein At4g02900, whose protein sequence is MANLQDIGYSAAVNLLSAIAFLIAFAILRLQPINDRVYFPKWYLKGIRASPTHSRAFVTKFVNLDAKTYIRFLNWMPAALRMPELELIDHAGLDSVVYIRIYLLGLKIFVPITVLAFGVLVPVNWTGETLEHIKDLTYSDIDKMSISNIPPGSKRFWAHVVMSYVFTFWTFYVIYKEYKRVAIMRLQFLASESRRPDQFTVLVRNVPPDPDESITEHVEHFFCVNHPDHYLSHQVVYNANKLASLVAKKKSLQNWLIYYQNKYDRNPSVKPTKKTGVWGLWGTRVDAIDYYTSEIGKLSEEEEKERERVLNDPNAVVPAAFVSFKSRWGAAVCAQTQQSSNSTIWLAERAPEPRDVYWDNLAIPYVELTVRRLLMAVGLFFLIFFFMIPIALVQSLASIEGIEKFLPFLKPLIEMKSVKSLIQGILPGLALKIFLIVLPIILMIMSKIEGFTSLSSLDRRSAAKYHLFLLVNVFIGSIVTGTAMDQLKAFLNESATEIPKTIGVSIPLRATFFITFIMVDGWAAIAAEILRLVPLALFHLKNTFLVKTEQDRDQAMDPGCVDFATSEPRIQFYFLLGLVYAAVTPLLLPFIIVFFAFSYMVFRHQIINVYNQKYESGAAFWPDVHRRLIIGLIIAQLLLLGLLSTKDAEELTPLLVALPILTIWFHIFCKGRFESAFVKFPLQDAMVRDTLERATDPTLNLRIYLHDAYVHPVFKGGEWDRPCIINEEENSPLVATTRTSQKNSKYNSDVSSGAGS, encoded by the exons ATGGCCAACCTTCAAGATATTGGTTACTCAGCTGCTGTTAATCTTCTATCTGCAATTGCATTTCTCATTGCATTTGCAATTTTACGGCTTCAACCTATTAATGATAGAGTTTATTTCCCAAAATGGTATCTTAAAGGGATTAGAGCTAGCCCAACACACTCTAGGGCATTTGTAACTAAATTTGTGAATTTGGATGCCAAAACATATATCCGGTTTTTGAATTGGATGCCTGCAGCATTGAGAATGCCAGAACTTGAGCTTATTGATCACGCAGGACTTGACTCTGTAGTCTATATTCGGATTTACCTTCTCGG CTTGAAGATTTTTGTCCCTATAACTGTACTTGCTTTTGGGGTTTTGGTGCCTGTCAACTGGACTGGGGAGACTTTGGAGCATATCAAGGATCTGACTTATAGCGATATTGACAAAATGTCAATATCGAATATTCCTCCTGGATCCAAAAG GTTCTGGGCACATGTTGTAATGTCATATGTCTTCACATTTTGGACATTCTATGTAATCTACAAAGAGTACAAGAGAGTAGCTATTATGCGCTTGCAATTTTTAGCATCTGAAAGCCGTCGTCCTGACCAATTTACA GTTCTTGTGAGGAATGTTCCTCCAGATCCTGATGAATCAATCACTGAGCATGTTgaacatttcttttgtgtAAATCATCCTGATCATTATCTTTCTCATCAG gTTGTATATAATGCAAATAAGCTTGCAAGCCTGGttgcaaagaaaaagagtttGCAGAATTGGTTGATCTATTACCAGaataaatatgatagaaaTCCTTCGGTGAAGCCTACTAAAAAG ACAGGTGTTTGGGGTCTCTGGGGAACTAGAGTGGATGCCATTGACTACTATACTTCTGAGATTGGGAAGCTTAGTGAAGAA gaagaaaaagaaagagaaagggtTCTCAATGATCCTAATGCTGTAGTTCCAGCAgcatttgtttctttcaaatcCCGATGGGGAGCAGCTGTCTGTGCTCAAACTCAGCAATCAAGTAACTCGACAATTTGGTTGGCAGAAAGGGCTCCTGAGCCCCGTGATGTTTATTGGGATAATCTTGCAATACCATATGTTGAACTCACTGTTCGAAGACTGCTTATGGCAGTGggtcttttttttctaattttctttttcatgatACCTATAGCACTTGTTCAGTCTTTAGCCAGCATTGAGGGAATTGAGaagtttcttcctttcttGAAACCTTTGATTGAAAT GAAATCTGTTAAGTCTTTAATTCAAGGAATTCTTCCAGGCCTTGCTCTGAAGATATTTCTTATCGTACTCCCAATTATTCTTATGATCATGTCCAAAATAGAAGGATTTACATCACTGTCATCTTTGGATAGGCGATCAGCTGCAAAGTATCATTTGTTTCTTCTTGTTAATGTGTTTATTGGCAGCATTGTTACAGGAACAGCAATGGACCAGCTTAAAGCTTTTCTTAATGAGTCTGCAACAGA aattccaaaaaccattgGTGTGTCAATCCCGCTAAGAGCCACTTTCTTCATTACTTTTATAATGGTGGATGGCTGGGCTGCAATTGCTGCAGAGATCCTCAGATTGGTACCATTAGCACTGTtccacttgaagaacacattTCTAGTTAAGACAGAGCAGGATAGGGATCAAGCAATGGATCCTGGTTGTGTGGATTTTGCAACTTCTGAACCCCGGatacaattttatttcttgCTAGGTCTTGTTTATGCTGCTGTGACACCCTTGCTTCTTCCTTTCATCATTGTCTTCTTTGCTTTTTCCTATATGGTATTTCGTCATCAG ATTATAAATGTATATAACCAAAAATATGAGAGCGGAGCTGCCTTCTGGCCAGATGTGCACCGCCGTTTGATAATTGGTTTAATAATAGCTCAACTTCTTTTGTTGGGACTGCTGAGCACAAAGGATGCTGAGGAATTAACACCTTTGCTTGTCGCACTCCCTATTCTCACAATTTGGTTCCACATATTCTGCAAGGGGCGTTTTGAATCTGCATTTGTAAAATTCCCATTACAG GATGCAATGGTGAGGGATACACTTGAACGAGCCACAGATCCAACCCTAAATTTGAGAATTTATCTTCATGATGCATACGTACACCCAGTTTTCAAGGGTGGTGAATGGGACAGACCTTGTATCATTAATGAAGAGGAAAACAGTCCACTTGTTGCAACAACAAGGACTTCTCAGAAGAATAGTAAATACAATTCTGATGTCAGTTCTGGAGCTGGTTCATAG
- the LOC8266781 gene encoding EID1-like F-box protein 3, translated as MNAGRKLKTSTPNQGCDSGESGILNERILVLVFESIKWDLHALCATASVNRKLRAIAKRFLWRELCVYRAPRMLASLTNGAPNAPFGDSWHAIAKLMFYCCGCESTQNFKVSQPSPGHFIETSRFSKTSGQSFLNKKCRGDLLYVSDPCEHSASNNEDDLGIYRGVFKGFMKSRTRACLIRRQVELEKRTRCPYCGFRVWSMTSARLVPKTAARRLGSREDGLEYFVCLNGHLYGCCWLVPLSSDEDNCGSAGAAIDDDDDNHAVRNESLRLLREESAN; from the coding sequence ATGAACGCCGGCAGGAAACTAAAAACAAGCACGCCGAATCAGGGATGTGATTCTGGCGAGTCAGGAATACTCAACGAGCGTATACTCGTTCTAGTTTTTGAGTCAATAAAATGGGACTTGCACGCTCTCTGCGCGACAGCCTCCGTCAACCGGAAACTTCGCGCCATAGCTAAACGGTTCCTATGGCGCGAGCTGTGCGTGTATCGTGCACCGCGGATGTTAGCCTCATTAACAAACGGTGCTCCCAATGCTCCTTTTGGTGATAGCTGGCATGCGATTGCGAAGCTCATGTTCTACTGTTGCGGTTGCGAGTCAACTCAGAATTTCAAAGTGAGTCAACCTTCACCTGGCCATTTTATTGAAACCTCCCGCTTTTCTAAAACGTCCGGTCAAAGCTTTCTAAATAAGAAATGTAGAGGCGATTTATTGTATGTCAGCGATCCATGTGAGCATTCAGCGAGCAATAATGAGGATGATTTAGGGATTTATAGAGGGGTATTCAAGGGATTTATGAAATCAAGAACGAGAGCTTGTTTGATCAGACGGCAGGTGGAACTTGAAAAGAGAACTAGGTGTCCTTATTGTGGGTTTCGTGTGTGGAGCATGACTTCGGCTCGGCTTGTTCCCAAAACCGCAGCTAGACGGCTTGGCTCGCGTGAAGATGGGCTGGAGTATTTTGTGTGTTTGAATGGGCATTTGTATGGGTGTTGTTGGCTTGTGCCGCTGTCATCCGATGAGGATAACTGTGGAAGTGCAGGTGCAGCTATTGATGATGACGATGATAATCATGCGGTAAGAAATGAGAGTTTAAGGTTGCTACGAGAAGAGTCTGCTAACTGA